A window from Leptothermofonsia sichuanensis E412 encodes these proteins:
- a CDS encoding 50S ribosomal protein L23 has protein sequence MTDFDPRLLADLIRRPIVTEKATILLENNQYTFEVAPKATKPEIKAAVESLFDVKVTAVKTQNPPRKTRRVGKFMGHRPLYKRAIVTLATGDSITLFPEV, from the coding sequence GTGACTGATTTTGATCCCCGCTTACTCGCCGACCTGATCCGGCGTCCCATTGTCACAGAGAAAGCGACTATCCTGCTGGAGAATAACCAGTACACCTTTGAGGTGGCGCCCAAGGCCACCAAGCCAGAGATTAAAGCAGCGGTTGAATCCCTGTTTGATGTCAAAGTGACGGCAGTTAAAACCCAAAATCCTCCCCGCAAAACTCGCCGGGTTGGTAAATTCATGGGACATCGCCCTTTATATAAGCGGGCGATCGTTACCCTGGCAACCGGCGACTCTATCACCCTGTTTCCTGAAGTGTAA
- the rplD gene encoding 50S ribosomal protein L4 — protein sequence MVDCVVKDWQGNEAGTASLDLKVASEANAAHIVHRALVRQMANARQGTVSTKTRAEVRGGGRKPWRQKGTGRARAGSNRSPLWRGGGVIFGPKPRDYSLKMNRKERRLALRTALQSRADDLIVVQDFADKLPRPKTKEMAAALLAWGVEPGSKVLLILGERDETVYLSARNIENLRLISAANLNVFDLLAADQIVATTSAIAKIQEVYGD from the coding sequence ATGGTTGATTGTGTTGTGAAAGATTGGCAAGGGAATGAAGCGGGTACAGCTTCGCTTGACCTGAAGGTCGCGAGTGAAGCGAACGCTGCTCACATTGTCCACCGTGCCCTGGTACGTCAGATGGCAAATGCACGGCAGGGTACGGTATCCACCAAGACCCGGGCGGAAGTGCGGGGGGGGGGACGCAAGCCCTGGCGTCAGAAAGGAACCGGACGTGCTCGTGCCGGGTCTAATCGCTCTCCCCTGTGGCGGGGTGGTGGTGTCATTTTTGGTCCCAAGCCAAGAGACTACAGCCTGAAGATGAACCGTAAAGAGCGCCGTCTGGCGCTAAGAACAGCCTTGCAAAGCCGGGCTGACGATTTAATCGTGGTTCAGGATTTCGCAGACAAGTTGCCCCGCCCTAAAACAAAGGAAATGGCAGCGGCTCTGCTTGCCTGGGGGGTTGAACCGGGATCTAAAGTGCTGTTGATCCTGGGTGAACGGGATGAAACGGTTTATCTATCTGCTCGAAATATTGAGAACCTGCGTTTGATTTCGGCAGCCAACTTAAATGTGTTTGACTTGCTGGCTGCGGACCAAATTGTGGCAACTACATCTGCGATCGCGAAAATCCAGGAGGTCTACGGTGACTGA
- the rplC gene encoding 50S ribosomal protein L3 has translation MSVGILGTKLGMTQVFDEAGKAIPVTVIQAGPCAVTQVKTAQTDGYSAIQVGYGEVSQKALNKPELGHLAKSGSSPLRHLCEYRLEDVSQYELGQPITADVFSAGQIVDVIGTSIGRGFAGYQKRHNFKRGPMAHGSKNHRLPGSTGAGTTPGRVYPGKKMAGRLGGAQTTVRKLTVIRVDTERNLLLIKGAVPGKPGALVNIVPAKKVGNK, from the coding sequence GTGTCTGTCGGAATTCTAGGCACAAAGCTTGGCATGACCCAGGTGTTTGACGAAGCAGGAAAAGCTATTCCTGTAACGGTCATTCAGGCGGGTCCATGCGCAGTTACCCAGGTCAAGACTGCGCAGACCGATGGTTACTCCGCCATTCAGGTTGGATATGGCGAAGTATCCCAGAAGGCGTTGAACAAGCCAGAACTGGGGCATCTGGCAAAATCGGGATCATCTCCCCTGAGGCATTTGTGCGAATATCGGTTGGAGGATGTCAGCCAGTATGAACTGGGGCAGCCGATCACCGCCGATGTTTTCTCTGCTGGTCAGATCGTTGATGTCATTGGTACCAGTATTGGTCGGGGGTTTGCCGGCTATCAAAAGCGTCACAACTTTAAGCGAGGACCGATGGCCCATGGTTCCAAGAACCATCGTCTGCCCGGTTCCACGGGGGCAGGTACGACTCCAGGTCGTGTCTATCCGGGTAAGAAGATGGCAGGTCGCTTGGGGGGGGCTCAAACTACAGTTCGTAAACTGACGGTGATTCGAGTTGATACTGAACGTAACCTGTTGCTGATTAAGGGCGCTGTCCCAGGTAAACCAGGTGCCCTGGTCAATATAGTGCCCGCCAAGAAAGTAGGTAACAAGTAA
- the ndhN gene encoding NAD(P)H-quinone oxidoreductase subunit N, with the protein MALITTGGQLIRDLENYGSLGLYVPLEGGFEGRYQRRIRSAGYISLTITARGLGDLAMYLTGVHGVRPPHLGKKSGTTSGAAVGYRYFVPPIVTYNVEHLPPSAKGLLLWIVEGHILSSQELEYLANLPTIEPRVKVVVELGGDRAFRWTPLKQALSA; encoded by the coding sequence ATGGCACTCATCACTACTGGTGGTCAGTTGATTCGCGATCTGGAAAACTATGGTTCCCTGGGGCTGTATGTGCCGCTGGAAGGTGGATTTGAAGGGCGTTATCAGCGACGAATTCGGTCTGCTGGTTATATTTCTCTGACTATTACGGCACGGGGACTGGGCGATCTGGCAATGTACCTGACGGGCGTTCATGGTGTGCGTCCACCCCATCTGGGTAAGAAAAGTGGAACTACGTCTGGAGCGGCAGTCGGTTATCGATATTTTGTACCGCCGATTGTGACCTACAACGTGGAACACCTCCCACCCAGTGCGAAGGGATTGTTGTTGTGGATTGTTGAGGGACATATTCTATCGAGCCAGGAACTTGAATATCTGGCGAATTTGCCAACCATTGAGCCGCGTGTGAAGGTGGTCGTGGAACTGGGAGGCGATCGCGCCTTTCGTTGGACTCCCCTCAAGCAAGCTCTGTCTGCTTGA
- the ldpA gene encoding circadian clock protein LdpA, whose translation MIELYYPLRSLREGHWFKLICGASFQHLPAIRNLVLAYALAGADCVDVAADPAVVSSAKAALAVAAGMAKEARQRGFGYQGTPWLMVSFNDGEDPHFRKAEFSPNDCPEDCLRPCERVCPAQAIDRSGVISDRCYGCGRCLPVCPIQQIKTRSYVSTPAAIAPLVLEAGVDAIEIHTQVGRLEDFRRLWEAIAPWLNSLKLIAISCPDGDGLVAYLWSLYELMAPLPCALIWQTDGRPMSGDIGIGTTRAAIKLGQKVLAAGLPGYVQLAGGTNQHTVPKLKSLGLLNKISFENNLPSPTESCPPSLPFIAGVAYGSYARTLLMPILSSLEASQIETAPPPLPVQPSIPQSPPGKTTPMYLTPTLPQSKFSSFCLEDVPEALWRAVELADFLVAQLKPSIRKQLLLESSQ comes from the coding sequence GTGATTGAACTGTACTATCCTCTGCGTTCCCTAAGGGAGGGACACTGGTTTAAACTCATTTGCGGAGCCAGCTTTCAACACCTCCCTGCGATCCGGAATCTGGTATTAGCGTATGCTCTGGCTGGGGCTGATTGTGTTGATGTCGCCGCTGACCCAGCCGTGGTGTCGAGTGCTAAAGCAGCTTTAGCTGTCGCTGCTGGAATGGCGAAAGAGGCTCGTCAGCGCGGGTTTGGCTACCAGGGTACGCCCTGGTTGATGGTGAGCTTTAATGATGGGGAAGACCCCCATTTTCGCAAGGCAGAATTTAGCCCGAATGATTGTCCTGAGGATTGTTTACGACCCTGCGAGCGGGTTTGTCCGGCTCAGGCAATCGACCGTTCAGGGGTGATCAGCGATCGCTGCTATGGCTGTGGTCGTTGTTTACCAGTTTGTCCAATTCAGCAAATTAAGACGCGCTCCTATGTGTCAACTCCAGCCGCCATTGCGCCCTTGGTGTTGGAAGCTGGAGTGGATGCGATCGAGATTCACACTCAGGTTGGGCGATTAGAGGATTTTCGGCGGTTATGGGAGGCGATTGCTCCCTGGCTCAACAGCTTAAAGCTGATTGCCATTAGCTGTCCTGACGGTGACGGACTGGTTGCCTACCTGTGGTCCCTCTACGAATTGATGGCACCTTTACCCTGTGCCCTGATCTGGCAGACCGATGGACGCCCCATGAGTGGAGACATTGGAATTGGAACGACCAGGGCCGCTATCAAACTTGGGCAAAAGGTGCTTGCAGCAGGATTGCCAGGATATGTGCAGCTTGCCGGGGGCACCAATCAGCATACGGTGCCAAAACTCAAATCCCTTGGGTTGCTGAATAAAATCAGCTTCGAAAACAACTTACCGTCCCCAACTGAATCGTGCCCTCCTTCCCTTCCCTTTATTGCAGGAGTTGCCTATGGCAGTTATGCGCGCACCCTGTTGATGCCCATCTTGAGCAGCTTGGAAGCAAGCCAAATAGAAACTGCTCCACCACCGTTACCTGTGCAACCTTCCATCCCACAGTCTCCGCCAGGTAAGACTACTCCCATGTATTTAACACCCACCCTTCCTCAATCAAAATTCTCATCTTTCTGCCTGGAAGATGTTCCTGAAGCTCTCTGGCGAGCAGTTGAGCTAGCAGATTTTCTGGTTGCCCAACTAAAACCGTCTATTCGTAAGCAACTTTTGCTTGAATCCTCCCAATGA
- a CDS encoding R3H domain-containing nucleic acid-binding protein — protein MQITDDLDKLLEILPEPIQNQLIRHPSKHVLIEVVMDLGRRPEARFLGKAEYLSEVPVSQNDLNDCIARVGDFGGDNRAGIERTLHRISAIRNRRGDIIGLTCRVGRAIFGTIGMIRDLVESGKSILMLGRPGVGKTTALREIARVLADELEKRVVIIDTSNEIAGDGDVPHPAIGRARRMQVSRPELQHQVMIEAVENHMPEVIVIDEIGTELEALAARTIAERGVQLVGTAHGNRLENLIKNPTLSDLIGGIQSVTLGDEEARRRGSQKSVLERKAPPTFDIAVEMLERQRWVVHEHVAETIDSLLRGRLPNPQVRTVSETGKVVITHELSSEAPAASNQGRPVRSPFSQFGGLDSLLDDRTAAGQGRNKGRGWRSSGRMRPLPSQVQTELPSEHQQFERLLNESLQRTNDTIGELPASQTEGIRQDEFGEPRREHSPDGEELLYVYPYGVSRHQLEQVIQTLNLPVILTKDIDNADSVLALRSHVKNHSKLRQIAKARQVPIHTIKASTIPQIAHGLRRMLNMDDPAIPDASDLSLFMQNGTDDEIEALEEARLAVEQIVLPKGQPVELLPRSADVRRMQHELVEHYHLKSRSFGEEPNRRLRIYPA, from the coding sequence ATGCAGATCACAGACGACCTGGATAAGTTGCTGGAAATTTTACCAGAACCCATTCAAAATCAACTGATTCGGCATCCGAGTAAGCATGTTTTGATTGAGGTGGTCATGGATCTTGGCCGCCGTCCAGAAGCCCGATTTCTTGGCAAGGCAGAATACCTCTCAGAGGTTCCTGTTTCACAGAATGATCTGAATGACTGTATTGCCAGGGTGGGGGATTTTGGGGGTGACAATCGCGCTGGAATTGAGCGCACCCTGCACCGGATCAGTGCCATTCGCAATCGGCGGGGTGACATTATTGGGTTAACCTGTCGGGTTGGACGTGCAATTTTTGGCACCATTGGCATGATTCGGGACCTGGTAGAAAGTGGTAAATCTATCTTGATGCTGGGTCGTCCGGGGGTAGGTAAAACAACAGCTCTGCGGGAAATTGCCCGCGTCTTAGCCGATGAACTTGAAAAACGGGTTGTCATCATTGATACCTCGAATGAAATTGCCGGTGATGGCGATGTGCCCCACCCGGCGATTGGTCGTGCTCGTCGGATGCAGGTTTCTCGTCCGGAGCTCCAGCACCAGGTCATGATTGAAGCTGTGGAAAACCACATGCCAGAAGTCATTGTCATCGATGAGATTGGCACTGAGTTAGAGGCACTTGCTGCGCGCACGATCGCTGAGCGTGGGGTACAACTGGTTGGGACTGCCCACGGCAATCGGCTGGAAAATCTGATCAAAAACCCAACTCTTTCTGATTTGATTGGCGGCATTCAATCGGTGACGCTGGGCGATGAAGAAGCCCGGCGGCGTGGCAGTCAAAAAAGTGTATTGGAGCGAAAAGCTCCCCCCACATTTGATATTGCTGTGGAGATGCTGGAGCGCCAGCGCTGGGTTGTCCATGAGCATGTCGCAGAAACGATCGACAGTTTGTTGCGGGGTCGTTTGCCCAACCCTCAGGTACGGACTGTGAGCGAAACTGGCAAAGTTGTCATTACCCATGAGTTATCCAGTGAAGCACCAGCCGCCTCTAACCAGGGTCGCCCTGTTCGTAGCCCCTTTAGCCAGTTCGGTGGTTTAGACAGTTTACTGGACGATCGCACCGCCGCCGGGCAGGGACGAAACAAAGGGCGTGGTTGGCGTTCCTCTGGACGAATGCGCCCACTCCCCTCCCAGGTACAAACAGAGCTACCCTCTGAACATCAACAATTTGAGCGGCTGTTGAATGAATCCTTGCAAAGGACCAATGACACCATTGGCGAACTCCCTGCAAGTCAAACTGAAGGTATCCGCCAGGATGAATTTGGTGAACCCAGACGGGAACATAGCCCTGATGGGGAAGAACTTCTCTATGTCTATCCCTATGGGGTCAGCCGACACCAGTTAGAACAGGTCATTCAAACCCTGAATCTGCCCGTGATTTTGACCAAAGATATTGATAATGCGGATTCAGTGCTGGCTTTGCGATCGCATGTTAAAAATCATTCCAAATTGCGTCAGATTGCCAAAGCCCGTCAGGTTCCGATCCACACGATTAAAGCCAGTACCATTCCTCAAATTGCCCACGGTCTGAGGCGGATGCTGAATATGGATGATCCTGCCATTCCTGACGCCAGTGACCTGAGTCTGTTTATGCAAAATGGCACTGATGATGAAATTGAAGCTTTAGAGGAAGCTCGTCTTGCGGTTGAGCAGATTGTCCTTCCAAAAGGACAGCCAGTTGAACTCCTTCCTCGTTCTGCGGATGTCCGGCGGATGCAGCATGAACTGGTAGAACACTACCATCTCAAATCCCGCAGTTTTGGCGAAGAACCCAATCGGCGACTAAGGATTTATCCCGCATGA
- a CDS encoding histidinol-phosphate transaminase: MLSFIRSDLAQLKAYTPHPEETLSPDQEPIQVDHLDTNENPRDLPEALKQKLAWTYQEMIAANRYPDGGHQALKQAIAEYVNESAGLSSAPLSSVCISVGNGSDELIRSILIATCLRGEGSILVAEPTFSMYAILAQTLGIPVIAVGRSPANFEIDLQAAQTALSQSHQPPLRVVFVVHPNSPTGNALTEAEIAWLKSLPEHILVVIDEAYFEFSQTTLAPELLQRPNWLILRTFSKAFRLAAHRVGYAIAHPDLTTILEKVRLPYNLPAFSQAAALTALAHRQELLQAISEILEQRDQVIRTLAKHPALRVWSSTANFVYLRSKAENPTRDPWLQDIHQHLKSQGTLVRYINNGLRITIGSPAENTRMLTRLLQALPPGSHQL; encoded by the coding sequence ATGCTTTCATTCATTCGCTCCGACCTGGCTCAGCTAAAAGCGTACACTCCCCATCCAGAAGAAACCTTGAGTCCAGATCAAGAACCCATTCAGGTTGACCATCTGGATACCAATGAAAATCCTCGCGATCTGCCGGAGGCACTCAAACAAAAGCTGGCATGGACATATCAGGAGATGATCGCAGCCAATCGATATCCGGATGGGGGGCACCAGGCCCTGAAACAGGCGATCGCAGAATATGTTAATGAATCGGCTGGTCTTTCATCTGCCCCATTGAGTTCGGTCTGTATTTCAGTAGGAAATGGTTCAGATGAATTAATCCGTTCCATCCTGATTGCAACCTGTCTACGGGGAGAAGGCTCCATTCTAGTAGCAGAACCAACCTTCTCAATGTACGCTATTCTGGCGCAAACGTTGGGAATTCCAGTGATCGCGGTGGGGCGATCGCCTGCGAACTTTGAAATTGACCTGCAAGCAGCCCAGACGGCTCTTTCCCAATCCCATCAACCGCCGCTCCGGGTTGTCTTTGTTGTCCACCCCAATTCGCCCACAGGCAACGCCCTGACAGAGGCAGAGATTGCCTGGTTGAAAAGTCTACCAGAGCACATTTTAGTGGTAATTGACGAGGCGTATTTTGAATTTAGCCAGACGACCCTTGCCCCAGAATTACTCCAGCGCCCTAACTGGCTCATCTTACGAACATTCTCCAAGGCTTTTCGTCTGGCAGCTCATCGGGTGGGCTACGCGATCGCCCACCCTGACCTTACCACTATTTTGGAAAAAGTTCGTCTCCCCTACAATCTGCCTGCCTTTTCCCAGGCCGCAGCACTAACAGCCCTGGCTCATCGGCAGGAGCTTTTGCAAGCCATTTCTGAAATCTTAGAACAGCGAGATCAGGTCATCCGAACCCTGGCGAAGCATCCTGCCCTCAGAGTCTGGTCGAGCACTGCCAACTTTGTCTACCTGCGCAGTAAGGCAGAAAACCCAACCCGTGATCCCTGGCTCCAGGATATTCACCAGCACCTCAAATCCCAGGGCACCCTGGTCCGTTACATCAACAACGGACTGAGGATTACCATCGGTAGCCCTGCCGAGAATACAAGAATGCTCACTCGACTCCTGCAAGCCCTTCCACCGGGTAGTCATCAACTTTAA
- a CDS encoding GNAT family N-acetyltransferase, producing the protein MGTSSSWNYRQLLDGVLFESSNLVIRAAQQADLTELVDLLSTSFHSHSGMTRWFLPILRMGMYEDLRQRLRSPASADYICLVAIAAPSTPHASIVGTVEVALRSVYPLQIRSLPYPYLSNLAVQPAYRRRGVAQKLLKACEEIVLSQGLQDLYLHVLEDNYPARQLYFKVDYGLKQSDPFWCSWLFRQPRRFLLHKQLTAGLTHLWG; encoded by the coding sequence GTGGGCACTTCTTCTTCCTGGAACTATCGACAATTGCTTGATGGAGTTCTCTTTGAGTCTTCGAATTTAGTGATTCGTGCGGCTCAACAAGCCGATCTGACTGAACTGGTTGACCTTCTCTCAACCAGTTTTCACTCGCATAGTGGGATGACACGCTGGTTTTTACCAATTCTGCGCATGGGAATGTATGAGGACCTGCGGCAAAGGCTGCGATCGCCGGCTTCAGCCGATTACATTTGTCTGGTTGCCATTGCAGCTCCATCCACTCCCCATGCTTCTATCGTAGGAACGGTTGAGGTTGCCCTTCGTTCAGTCTATCCCTTACAAATTCGGAGCTTACCCTATCCCTATCTGTCTAATTTAGCGGTGCAGCCAGCTTATCGCAGGCGGGGGGTTGCCCAAAAGCTATTGAAAGCCTGTGAAGAAATTGTGCTGAGCCAGGGACTCCAGGATCTTTATCTGCATGTTTTAGAAGATAACTACCCTGCCAGACAACTATATTTCAAGGTTGACTATGGACTTAAGCAGTCAGATCCATTCTGGTGTAGCTGGTTATTCAGACAACCGCGGCGGTTTTTACTGCATAAACAACTGACAGCCGGATTAACCCACCTGTGGGGGTAG
- a CDS encoding photosystem II reaction center protein T: MENVAYIFILAVSIGILFFAVAFREPPRIGK; encoded by the coding sequence ATGGAAAACGTCGCTTACATCTTTATCCTTGCCGTGTCAATCGGTATCCTCTTTTTTGCGGTTGCGTTTCGGGAACCTCCCCGAATTGGAAAGTAG
- the psbB gene encoding photosystem II chlorophyll-binding protein CP47 → MGLPWYRVHTVLINDPGRLIATHLMHTALVAGWAGSMALYELAIFDPSDPVLNPMWRQGMFVLPFMARLGVTGSWGGWSITGESGANPGFWSFEGVAAAHIILSGLLFLAAVWHWVYWDLELFQDPRTGEPALDLPKMFGIHLFLSGLLCFGFGAFHLTGLYGPGMWVSDPYGLTGSIQPVAPEWGPSGFNPFNPGGIVAHHIAAGIVGIIAGLFHLSVRPPERLYKALRMGNIETVLSSSIAAVFFAAFVVAGTMWYGSAATPIELFGPTRYQWDSGYFQQEIERRVQADVANGASLSAAYSAIPEKLAFYDYVGNSPAKGGLFRTGQMNKGDGIAQEWLGHPVFKDKEGRVLSVRRLPNFFENFPVVLTDKDGVVRADIPFRKAESKYSFEQTGVTVSFYGGALDGQTFKDPAIVKRYARAAQLGEPFEFDRETLNSDGVFRTSPRGWFTFGHAVFALLFFFGHIWHGTRTIFRDVFAGIDPDLSEEQVEWGFYQKVGDKTTRRAEPI, encoded by the coding sequence ATGGGGCTACCCTGGTATCGAGTACATACTGTCCTGATCAATGATCCGGGACGGTTGATTGCGACCCACCTGATGCACACTGCCTTGGTGGCAGGGTGGGCGGGTTCAATGGCGCTGTATGAACTGGCGATTTTTGACCCAAGTGACCCGGTTTTAAACCCGATGTGGCGTCAGGGCATGTTTGTCCTGCCCTTTATGGCACGTTTGGGTGTCACAGGATCTTGGGGTGGATGGAGCATCACTGGAGAGTCTGGAGCCAACCCAGGTTTTTGGTCATTTGAGGGAGTGGCAGCCGCTCACATTATTCTTTCGGGACTTTTGTTCCTGGCAGCCGTGTGGCATTGGGTCTACTGGGATCTGGAACTTTTCCAGGATCCGCGTACAGGAGAACCTGCCCTTGACCTGCCGAAGATGTTTGGAATTCACTTATTCCTTTCAGGTCTTCTTTGCTTTGGATTCGGTGCCTTTCATTTGACCGGCTTGTACGGTCCCGGCATGTGGGTTTCAGACCCCTATGGATTAACTGGTAGCATTCAGCCTGTTGCTCCTGAATGGGGCCCTTCTGGATTTAATCCTTTCAATCCAGGCGGGATTGTTGCTCACCATATAGCGGCTGGAATTGTAGGTATTATTGCAGGTTTATTCCATCTAAGTGTTCGCCCACCGGAACGGCTTTATAAAGCTCTCAGGATGGGGAACATTGAAACGGTGTTGTCCAGCAGTATTGCGGCAGTCTTCTTTGCTGCTTTTGTTGTGGCAGGCACCATGTGGTATGGCAGTGCAGCGACTCCAATTGAACTGTTTGGTCCTACCCGTTATCAGTGGGATAGCGGTTACTTCCAGCAAGAAATTGAGCGCCGCGTTCAAGCTGACGTTGCTAATGGAGCATCGCTCTCGGCAGCCTACTCAGCTATTCCTGAGAAGTTGGCTTTCTATGACTATGTGGGCAACAGTCCTGCTAAAGGAGGGTTGTTCCGCACCGGTCAGATGAATAAAGGTGACGGGATTGCCCAGGAATGGTTGGGACACCCGGTTTTCAAAGATAAGGAAGGTAGAGTCCTCTCTGTTCGCCGTTTGCCGAATTTCTTTGAGAACTTTCCTGTCGTCTTAACTGATAAGGATGGCGTTGTTCGGGCTGATATTCCTTTCCGGAAGGCGGAGTCTAAGTACAGCTTTGAGCAGACGGGTGTAACTGTTAGCTTTTATGGTGGTGCCCTGGATGGTCAAACCTTCAAAGATCCCGCGATTGTAAAGCGCTATGCTCGTGCTGCCCAATTGGGTGAACCGTTCGAGTTTGATCGGGAGACTCTCAATTCCGACGGGGTTTTCCGTACCAGTCCGAGAGGTTGGTTCACTTTTGGTCATGCCGTATTTGCTCTGCTCTTTTTCTTTGGGCATATCTGGCACGGCACTCGCACCATCTTTCGCGATGTGTTTGCTGGAATTGATCCCGATCTCTCGGAAGAGCAAGTCGAGTGGGGATTCTACCAGAAGGTGGGTGACAAGACTACTCGTCGTGCAGAGCCTATTTAG
- a CDS encoding 2Fe-2S iron-sulfur cluster-binding protein — protein sequence MTTKSQERTPENQTMTTIKFLKENQEFVVADGANLRLKALENRIDLYTLSGKLMNCGGYGQCGTCIVEVIEGMENLSPRTDVENRKLRKKPENYRLACQTLVHGPVSINTKP from the coding sequence ATGACCACCAAGAGCCAGGAAAGGACCCCTGAGAACCAAACAATGACCACTATCAAATTTTTGAAGGAAAATCAGGAGTTTGTTGTCGCAGATGGGGCAAACCTGAGGCTCAAAGCCCTTGAAAATAGAATTGACCTTTATACCCTGTCTGGCAAGCTGATGAACTGTGGCGGTTATGGTCAATGCGGAACCTGTATCGTTGAAGTTATAGAGGGAATGGAAAACCTGTCCCCTCGCACTGACGTTGAGAACCGGAAACTGAGGAAGAAGCCTGAGAACTATCGGTTAGCCTGTCAAACCCTGGTTCATGGTCCAGTTAGCATTAATACCAAGCCTTAA
- the psbM gene encoding photosystem II reaction center protein PsbM — translation MQVNDLGFIASILFVLVPSVFLLILYIQTASRQANKDS, via the coding sequence ATGCAAGTCAATGATTTAGGCTTTATCGCAAGCATTTTATTCGTTCTGGTTCCGTCCGTTTTTTTGCTGATTCTTTACATTCAGACCGCAAGTCGTCAGGCAAATAAGGATTCCTAA
- the psbO gene encoding photosystem II manganese-stabilizing polypeptide: MRYRALIVALLAFCFSFLTACAESPALSRESITSYDQIRGTGLANTCIQLDETARGSIPIDPNKSYAITNLCLQPTSYFIKEEAENKRQKAEFVPGKLMTRYTSTIEGVSGTLKVNPDKSLTFVEEDGLDFQPVTVQLPGGERVPFLFTIKSLVATTQPGLTSINGSTDFEGEFKVPSYRTSNFLDPKGRGLTAGYDNAVALPPMADSEELTKENIKRFQLDKGKISLQVAKVDPATGEIAGTFESLQPSETDMGSHPAKDVKVRGIFYAQVVSKANSGAKAVKSSPAKVSEPVETEQFSFEE; encoded by the coding sequence ATGAGGTACCGTGCTCTTATCGTTGCACTTCTGGCATTTTGCTTCAGCTTTTTAACTGCCTGCGCTGAGAGTCCAGCTTTAAGCAGGGAGTCGATTACCAGTTATGACCAGATACGAGGGACTGGCTTAGCCAATACCTGTATTCAATTGGACGAAACGGCCCGCGGATCGATCCCTATTGATCCTAATAAGTCTTATGCCATCACCAATCTTTGTTTACAGCCAACCAGTTACTTTATCAAGGAAGAGGCTGAGAACAAGCGGCAGAAGGCGGAATTTGTTCCAGGAAAACTGATGACCCGCTATACTTCCACAATTGAAGGGGTATCAGGCACGCTAAAAGTAAACCCAGACAAGAGTTTAACGTTTGTTGAAGAAGATGGTCTGGACTTCCAGCCTGTTACTGTTCAACTCCCCGGCGGCGAGCGAGTTCCCTTTCTGTTTACGATCAAGAGCCTGGTGGCTACAACCCAGCCTGGTCTGACCAGTATCAATGGTTCGACTGATTTTGAAGGAGAGTTTAAAGTTCCTTCTTACCGGACTTCTAACTTCCTTGATCCTAAGGGGCGCGGTTTGACGGCGGGCTATGACAATGCAGTTGCGCTTCCTCCCATGGCAGACAGTGAAGAGCTGACCAAGGAAAACATTAAGCGCTTTCAACTGGACAAAGGCAAAATCTCATTACAGGTTGCCAAGGTTGATCCTGCAACCGGAGAAATTGCCGGAACATTTGAAAGTCTCCAGCCTTCTGAAACTGACATGGGTTCTCACCCCGCCAAAGATGTGAAGGTTCGAGGAATTTTCTATGCCCAGGTAGTGTCTAAGGCAAACTCTGGGGCCAAAGCTGTGAAATCATCGCCTGCAAAAGTCTCAGAGCCTGTCGAAACTGAACAGTTCTCCTTTGAGGAATAG